The following are encoded together in the Candidatus Methylomirabilis oxygeniifera genome:
- the thrB gene encoding Homoserine kinase (HSK) (HK) translates to MPASTANLGPGFDTLGMALSLYNEVELTDEGEGLQLQVEGEGKVELEQAGRRNLSVRAAQETLRDFGHQPSGLRVRQINRIPLGRGLGSSAAACLAGIAAACRLARVELSTDELLARALPFEGHPDNVTPALMGGLTTSAIVAGRVVAARVPVPAYLKAVVVIPDLKLPTKRAREVLPKQVPFADAVFNLTRLALLLTGLVTDRPELLAPGMEDRLHQPYRAELLPGLEAILEEGRQAGALATCLSGAGSSLLALVSGDGEEIGRRMGERWRHEFGIENRVQLLEIDRQGLVYLE, encoded by the coding sequence GTGCCGGCCTCAACGGCCAACCTTGGACCAGGATTTGATACGTTGGGGATGGCGCTCAGCCTCTATAACGAGGTAGAGCTGACCGACGAAGGCGAGGGACTTCAACTGCAGGTCGAGGGTGAGGGAAAGGTCGAACTGGAGCAGGCGGGGCGGCGTAACCTGTCGGTTCGAGCGGCACAAGAGACGCTCCGAGACTTTGGTCATCAGCCGTCCGGACTTCGGGTGCGTCAGATCAACCGGATCCCGCTGGGGCGCGGCTTGGGGAGCAGCGCTGCAGCCTGCCTCGCCGGGATCGCTGCTGCCTGTCGTCTCGCTCGCGTCGAACTCTCGACGGATGAGCTTCTCGCCAGAGCGCTGCCGTTCGAAGGCCACCCAGACAACGTGACGCCGGCCTTGATGGGAGGTCTCACGACTTCCGCCATCGTCGCGGGCCGCGTCGTGGCCGCCAGGGTCCCCGTTCCCGCGTATTTGAAGGCCGTCGTCGTGATCCCGGACCTCAAGCTGCCTACCAAGCGCGCGCGGGAGGTGCTCCCTAAGCAGGTCCCGTTTGCCGACGCCGTCTTCAACCTGACCCGCCTGGCCCTCCTGCTCACGGGCCTCGTCACCGATCGCCCCGAACTGCTCGCACCAGGGATGGAGGACCGTCTTCACCAACCGTACCGGGCCGAGCTACTCCCCGGGCTGGAGGCAATCCTGGAGGAAGGGCGGCAAGCGGGCGCATTAGCCACATGCCTAAGCGGCGCAGGCTCCTCACTCCTCGCGCTGGTCAGCGGAGATGGCGAGGAGATCGGCCGACGCATGGGAGAGCGCTGGCGACACGAATTCGGGATCGAGAACCGCGTGCAGCTTCTGGAGATCGACCGCCAGGGCCTCGTCTACCTTGAGTGA
- a CDS encoding protein of unknown function (Evidence 5 : No homology to any previously reported sequences), which produces MIDATGKSESAGLNGQPWTRI; this is translated from the coding sequence GTGATCGATGCGACGGGTAAGAGTGAGAGTGCCGGCCTCAACGGCCAACCTTGGACCAGGATTTGA
- a CDS encoding Peptidyl-prolyl cis-trans isomerase (modular protein) — protein MKRIHYASILATAAGMIFALAACQGLRQAPDKTPTPVKLDGPGIQNGSTVQLEYKLTDEKGAILDTNEGKEPLVYTHGQGQIIPGLEKALGGLRAGDTKHVVVPSDEAYGPIRPDAFVEIPKERIPDKFQTVGAHLVAQGKNGQPLHAFVKEIKEKTIVLDTNHPLAGQALTFDVKVVGIEAAQEKK, from the coding sequence ATGAAGAGGATTCACTACGCATCAATACTCGCAACGGCCGCGGGGATGATCTTTGCCCTGGCAGCTTGTCAGGGCTTGCGCCAGGCACCCGATAAGACCCCGACCCCGGTCAAACTAGACGGCCCCGGAATTCAGAATGGCTCCACCGTACAGCTTGAATATAAGCTGACAGACGAAAAAGGGGCGATTCTGGATACCAACGAAGGAAAGGAGCCCTTGGTCTACACACATGGGCAGGGGCAGATCATTCCTGGACTGGAAAAGGCGTTGGGCGGTCTGCGCGCAGGCGATACCAAGCACGTCGTCGTCCCATCCGACGAGGCCTATGGACCGATCAGGCCTGATGCGTTTGTTGAGATCCCTAAAGAACGCATTCCGGACAAATTTCAGACAGTCGGAGCCCATCTTGTCGCCCAAGGCAAGAACGGACAGCCCCTCCATGCCTTCGTAAAAGAGATCAAGGAAAAGACAATCGTCCTTGATACGAATCATCCCCTGGCGGGTCAGGCTCTGACCTTTGACGTCAAGGTGGTCGGCATCGAGGCAGCGCAAGAGAAGAAGTAA